Proteins from one Penicillium digitatum chromosome 2, complete sequence genomic window:
- a CDS encoding Serine/threonine protein kinase, putative, with translation MSTMECLNEEFIEGQTLDGRFRTVAPLNHGSFGMVFLATDTKTGQDVAIKRLTKVTSTGSDDRSEELECHRRFGFHPNLVNLIHTFDTETHKYLVLEYCANGDLYEAISHNRGPLETEHVRDFMLQLISAVDFMHAKGLYHRDIKPENIFLTQDGSMKLGDFGLATQDSWSYEACVGSDRYMAPEQYDPTMTGYSPAKADIWSVGICLLNILFARNPFVTPTESDVLFADYVRDRQSLFDIFPNMSQDTYEVLTHALAIDPSKRSLLEVRDCISRVVSFTTDDESLDEFCTEDREVVAASANREPLRTPSLQSPFINQGDSFPWAKALQTSPPQAIRQLSVIPDNESYTEDLFPASEAAGTSWFSSHMESPSVSSVFDSQLNESFVLLNLRKREVPTLPRSDPVSITGSLPSHATKPLPSLSMVFGNKGADKISKSWCDMWDEEESEIEDLAVLQRREQNSRSWSQESQGATLPRLREPDSASLIQRSQGPDVDLKMEPNVLGDLSLDEDSDSSASSRTPRPLRSSLEEPSSTDKWSMLGDVRRNYKSEDASRKCKPRKSREVFGPKSVATNARRHDWGRGTCGYNQTKSKPASPVESRRRHLLERQDWRSNVSNTSLPPDYGNSDDDLDLVGGWHDAHF, from the coding sequence ATGTCGACCATGGAGTGTTTGAACGAAGAATTCATTGAGGGCCAAACCTTGGATGGTCGCTTTCGAACCGTGGCCCCTCTTAACCATGGGTCTTTTGGAATGGTATTCCTTGCCACAGATACCAAGACGGGCCAGGATGTTGCGATTAAACGTCTAACCAAGGTGACCTCAACTGGCTCGGATGATCGCTCCGAAGAACTCGAGTGTCACCGACGGTTTGGGTTTCATCCGAACCTGGTCAACTTGATCCATACATTCGACACGGAGACTCATAAATACCTTGTCTTGGAGTACTGTGCCAATGGAGATCTCTACGAGGCTATCAGCCATAATCGTGGTCCACTGGAGACCGAGCACGTTCGGGATTTCATGCTGCAGCTGATTAGTGCTGTCGACTTCATGCATGCCAAAGGCTTGTATCACCGTGACATCAAGCCGGAGAATATCTTCCTCACACAGGATGGCTCCATGAAGCTAGGCGACTTTGGTCTCGCTACGCAAGACTCGTGGAGTTACGAAGCATGTGTTGGCAGTGACCGGTACATGGCCCCCGAGCAATATGATCCGACAATGACGGGATACTCCCCCGCTAAGGCCGACATCTGGTCTGTGGGCATCTGTCTATTGAACATTCTGTTTGCTCGTAATCCTTTTGTCACCCCCACCGAGTCCGATGTCCTTTTTGCGGATTATGTGCGCGATCGCCAGTCACTTTTCGACATCTTCCCGAACATGTCGCAAGACACTTACGAGGTTTTGACCCATGCATTGGCCATCGACCCATCTAAGAGGTCTTTGTTGGAGGTGCGCGATTGCATCAGCCGCGTCGTATCTTTCACCACCGACGACGAATCTCTCGATGAGTTTTGCACCGAAGATCGCGAGGTGGTTGCTGCCAGCGCCAACCGCGAGCCCCTTCGCACCCCGTCTCTCCAAAGCCCTTTTATCAACCAGGGAGATTCTTTCCCATGGGCAAAGGCGCTCCAGACAAGCCCCCCTCAGGCTATCCGACAACTATCTGTCATCCCGGACAACGAGAGTTATACCGAGGATTTGTTCCCGGCTTCCGAAGCTGCGGGTACATCCTGGTTCTCGTCTCACATGGAATCTCCATCAGTATCTTCTGTTTTCGACTCTCAACTCAATGAATCCTTCGTCTTGCTCAATCTTCGCAAGCGTGAGGTTCCGACTCTTCCTCGCTCTGATCCCGTTTCAATTACTGGCTCACTGCCGTCACATGCAACAAAGCCCCTGCCTTCTTTGTCGATGGTCTTTGGTAACAAAGGTGCCGACAAGATCTCAAAGAGCTGGTGCGACATGTGGGACGAAGAGGAATCCGAGATTGAGGATCTTGCCGTTCTTCAACGACGGGAGCAGAACTCTCGCAGCTGGAGCCAAGAAAGCCAGGGAGCTACCCTCCCAAGATTGCGCGAGCCGGACTCCGCTTCTCTCATCCAGCGCTCTCAAGGCCCAGATGTGGATCTGAAAATGGAACCCAATGTGCTGGGCGATCTTTCCCTGGACGAAGACAGCGACTCGAGTGCGTCAAGCAGGACGCCTCGCCCCTTGCGGAGCTCGCTAGAAGAGCCGTCTAGTACCGACAAATGGTCGATGCTCGGTGACGTGCGACGCAACTACAAATCGGAGGACGCATCGCGCAAGTGCAAGCCTCGCAAGTCGCGCGAGGTGTTTGGTCCCAAGAGCGTTGCTACCAATGCTCGGCGACACGACTGGGGTCGAGGCACTTGCGGATACAACCAGACCAAATCCAAGCCCGCGTCGCCCGTGGAATCCCGCCGCCGCCATTTGCTCGAACGGCAGGATTGGCGCAGCAACGTCTCCAACACCTCCCTTCCTCCCGATTACGGAAATAGTGACGACGATCTCGATCTCGTTGGTGGGTGGCATGATGCTCACTTCTAG
- a CDS encoding Fungal transcriptional regulatory protein, N-terminal, translated as MSKRSLEESRAGAHMSSDPDNNGLLHIQDLLSPGEEEHGQSSGPSKKPRNFIATVACETCRLKKTRCDESRPRCGLCKSLGLECIYNERKSSKRDQSLTMIMSTLHRLETKLENIPTSILSDLQSLRSQIRPPTHEPQTQLSPAFGGDGNQPLSMLPPMGDNFTPAAAGDGDDFEFEENQTKSDSAGRISISFSQHGVIVWPGARQILPKQLLAAYEMLGKNYVIELESTRPALPMFASPYPLQAGDHWLEVLPLAMIRGLADAFFSVFNPSTPIMDKGFFFSFTLGSAIESGFGSNLESCLVLNVLALGCLAVLAHQEGNYPLPGAQGHRFEPPEWMNVVYEEQPGLRFFNEARRRIGFLMCDNDIQSCQFYLLSSVYYSQIPRPMDSWTMISRAATCCLSMLTNHNVNFNEWEGDMKSRVFWNCLMNETILVQELHLPSSGLSRLEEQVPIPKFIGFETTGYASTRFTSSGVVDDSYFQYHFLAQVAHRIILTRIRHSLYFYSDSGTFPLPAINTELHHQLEQWRTNLPATIQFNNAPYSSHPTPATPSIHPSPSASIASPAHLSSPRPRQKDPNQPLSPAIAVTDAMLKGRHMIARFHIGRPYLYKALRIPHLLTDEDLVQVRSGLQNAMDWPITQGIFRKMKSCIPIKFAFCSQFFGQILLFYCIAHSPSARLRETLPDGWERWNEEMLVFLEDCASHSPAVAQDLQLLRYLWPEN; from the exons ATGAGCAAGCGGTCGCTCGAGGAGTCCAGGGCAGGCGCGCATATGTCATCCGACCCCGATAACAATGGCTTACTGCACATTCAGGACCTGCTCTCTCCGGGCGAGGAAGAGCACGGTCAATCATCCGGACCCTCCAAGAAGCCCAGGAACTTTATTGCTACCGTT GCGTGTGAGACTTGTCGTTTGAAAAAGACGAGATGCGACGAATCACGGCCAAGATGTGGACTATGTAAGTCACTTGGCCTAGAATGTATTTACAATGAGCGTAAATCTTCAAA ACGCGATCAATCTCTCACAATGATCATGAGCACTCTTCATCGACTGGAGACAAAATTAGAAAACATCCCAACTTCTATTTTGAGTGATCTGCAGTCTCTTCGGAGCCAGATTCGTCCTCCTACTCATGAACCACAGACGCAGCTATCGCCTGCCTTCGGCGGTGATGGCAACCAGCCTCTATCAATGCTGCCCCCTATGGGGGATAACTTCACACCCGCGGCAGCTGGGGATGGAGATGACTTTGAATTTGAAGAGAATCAAACAAAGTCAGACTCGGCAGGCCGGATCTCTATCTCTTTCAGTCAGCACGGTGTCATAGTCTGGCCTGGAGCAAGACAGATCCTCCCAAAGCAGTTGCTAGCCGCCTACGAAATGCTCGGGAAAAACTATGTCATTGAATTGGAATCAACACGGCCTGCGCTGCCGATGTTTGCCAGTCCATATCCGTTACAAGCGGGTGATCACTGGCTAGAAGTACTTCCGTTAGCAATGATCAGAGGTCTGGCGGATGCATTCTTCAGTGTTTTTAACCCCTCCACGCCGATTATGGACAAagggttctttttttccttcacTCTTGGCTCCGCCATCGAGAGTGGCTTTGGGTCTAACCTAGAGAGCTGTCTAGTGCTTAACGTGCTAGCATTGGGCTGTCTCGCTGTGCTCGCCCACCAAGAAGGAAACTATCCTTTGCCAGGTGCTCAGGGCCATCGATTCGAACCCCCAGAATGGATGAACGTGGTTTACGAAGAGCAGCCTGGACTGCGATTCTTCAACGAAGCTCGGCGACGTATCGGCTTCTTGATGTGCGACAATGATATCCAAAGTTGCCAATTCTACCTTCTTTCCTC TGTATATTATAGCCAGATTCCCCGTCCGATGGACTCTTGGACAATGATTTCTCGCGCTGCTACTTGCTGTCTATCAATGTTGACGAA CCATAATGTTAATTTCAACGAGTGGGAAGGCGATATGAAATCCCGTGTATTCTGGAACTGTTTAATGAACGAGACCATTCTCGTCCAAGAGCTGCACCTCCCATCAAGCGGCCTCTCCCGTCTCGAAGAACAAGTCCCAATTCCAAAATTCATCGGCTTTGAAACAACCGGCTACGCCTCAACCCGTTTCACCTCATCGGGCGTAGTTGACGACTCATACTTCCAATATCATTTCCTGGCTCAGGTAGCCCACCGCATCATCCTCACGCGGATCCGCCATTCCCTCTACTTCTACT CGGACTCGGGAACCTTCCCCCTACCGGCAATAAACACTGAGCTGCATCATCAACTAGAACAATGGCGCACCAACCTCCCAGCAACAATCCAATTCAACAACGCCCCCTACTCTTCCCACCCAACTCCAGCAACCCCCTCCATCCACCCCTCTCCATCCGCCTCAATAGCATCTCCAGCGCACCTATCTTCCCCGCGACCAAGACAAAAAGATCCAAACCAACCCCTCTCCCCAGCAATAGCAGTAACAGACGCCATGCTCAAGGGCCGACACATGATCGCGCGCTTCCACATCGGCCGCCCATATCTATACAAAGCTCTCCGAATCCCGCATCTTCTAACAGATGAAGACTTGGTGCAAGTGCGAAGCGGTCTCCAGAATGCAATGGACTGGCCGATCACTCAAGGTATCTTCCGGAAAATGAAGAGCTGTATTCCGATCAAGTTTGCTTTTTGCTCGCA ATTCTTTGGTCAAATCCTGCTCTTCTATTGCATAGCCCATTCGCCAAGTGCCCGTCTCCGCGAGACACTGCCAGATGGCTGGGAACGCTGGAATGAGGAGATGTTGGTATTTTTGGAGGATTGTGCATCGCACAGTCCGGCCGTTGCGCAGGATCTGCAACTGTTGCGGTATCTGTGGCCTGAGAACTAG
- a CDS encoding Ubiquitin Carboxy-terminal hydrolase family protein — translation MSGIHRFLTRRDRHNKLNKQSKEEASRILSRPPFQGIFKSETTLAENDDHDKKVKALAQRIKQLGITALEEEHMSYALKTTQGDTEKAFSLLLLLEDSIEGIIRNYTPNTKLLGAENRHGVTCYLDALLFAMFARLDCFEAILYKSFNDEPRRKLAILLRLWVNLLRSGKLITTDMTKHLQDALAECGWEDAAKLQQQDASEAFTFITEKLELPLLTLKMDIYHTGKEDESDDHKFVNERLLEVAIPPEPTDGHSLTLEDCLEAYFNNMIEVKRHMERRNTTGSIRSRDSLSISKGSTSHVETVEIETTPTMSRAQTNSPRVEKPTPWSSFSEFNESLEACRTPGRRGSIVRQRFFPDSNDNTNARDPNPEKDTSESTQSRRGSYKKEVMMPAWQFFRLIPWYTDNTPTNDAQVAAHFSSKRPILGMCLKRYSFLPDGRAVRLNTHIDIPVEIGLPHFIQDDNLDANAPIFGSFKLSLQALVCHRGNSVDSGHYISIVRGTNCPNTGTPITAGPEIPETSKHWMRFDDLAAERVTLVDVDHALKTESPYLLFYQILPIGEDPSAPNIPNPPSSRASESSTLGDQTDFSLEDFTSDRPSVEVTGPCETSAQTLANIARRSSIAFSETSNSAGPLPRSISSSSPGLAPMEEGSTKGISLSRRGSRSAKSNPGSRAGSQTGENRISATFSRFAERLSRDKISNDGFAEKNEEDESAFEIDDTVDDMKLGSAALENKEKRGRGRTKNHERNKGKSKEKSRMLDRECAVM, via the exons ATGAGTGGCATCCATCGGTTTTTGACGCGTCGCGACCGGCACAATAAGTTGAACAAGCAAAGCAAAGAAGAG GCATCTCGTATACTTTCACGTCCTCCATTCCAAGGAATTTTCAAGTCAGAGACGACTCTAGCAGAAAATGATGATCATGATAAGAAG GTCAAAGCCCTCGCCCAACGAATTAAACAACTTGGAATCACTGCGTTAGAGGAAGAGCATATGAGTTATGCATTGAAAACCACGCAAGGCGATACAGAGAAAGCATTTAGCCTGCTACTTCTGCTAGAGGACTCCATCGAAGGAATAATCAGGAATTACACACCCAACACCAAGCTCTTAGGCGCTGAGAATCGCCACGGAGTCACATGCTATTTGGACGCCTTGTTGTTCGCCATGTTTGCGCGCCTTGATTGTTTTGAGGCCATTCTCTATAAATCTTTTAATGATGAGCCTCGTCGAAAGCTTGCAATCCTTCTGAGACTATGGGTGAATCTGCTACGATCAGGGAAGCTTATCACCACAGACATG ACAAAACACCTGCAGGATGCCCTAGCAGAATGTGGCTGGGAAGACGCGGCCAAACTTCAGCAACAGGATGCCTCAGAAGCATTCACTTTCATCACAGAAAAGTTAGAATTGCCACTTCTCACTTTGAAGATGGACATCTATCATACTGGAAAGGAGGATGAAAGTGACGACCATAAGTTCGTCAATGAGAGACTTCTCGAGGTTGCCATACCGCCCGAGCCAACTGATGGACATTCACTCACACTGGAAGATTGCCTGGAAGCTTACTTCAATAACATGATAGAAGTTAAACGACACATGGAACGACGTAACACCACTGGCTCTATCAGGTCGAGGGACTCCCTCTCCATATCCAAGGGGTCCACGTCACATGTTGAAACAGTGGAAATTGAGACCACACCCACTATGTCTCGTGCTCAAACAAATTCACCGCGCGTTGAAAAACCAACCCCTTGGTCGTCATTCAGTGAGTTCAATGAATCCCTCGAAGCATGTCGGACACCTGGTCGACGTGGCAGTATTGTTCGTCAGCGGTTCTTTCCGGATTCAAATGACAACACGAACGCCAGGGATCCAAATCCGGAGAAAGATACCAGTGAAAGTACACAATCGCGAAGGGGTTCATACAAGAAGGAGGTAATGATGCCTGCGTGGCAATTTTTTAGATTgatac CGTGGTATACCGACAACACACCAACAAACGATGCGCAAGTTGCAGCACATTTTTCCTCAAAACGGCCGATTCTCGGGATGTGTCTGAAACGTTATTCCTTCTTGCCAGACGGGAGGGCAGTCAGGCTCAATACACACATTGACATACCAGTTGAGATCGGCCTGCCTCACTTCATCCAAGATGACAACTTGGATGCGAATGCTCCTATCTTTGGGAGCTTTAAACTCTCTTTGCAAGCTCTGGTTTGCCATAGGGGTAACTCGGTCGACTCGGGGCATTACATTTCCATTGTTCGAGGTACCAACTGCCCCAATACCGGCACTCCTATCACCGCTGGCCCAGAAATCCCTGAGACATCAAAACACTGGATGCGCTTCGACGATCTCGCCGCTGAGCGAGTGACACTGGTTGATGTTGATCACGCATTGAAGACTGAATCGCCTTATCTTCTGTTCTACCAAATTCTTCCAATCGGCGAAGATCCATCTGCGCCCAACATTCCAAACCCACCATCATCTCGGGCGTCAGAAAGCAGTACACTAGGCGACCAAACAGACTTCAGTCTCGAAGACTTTACTTCTGACCGACCTAGTGTTGAGGTTACCGGGCCATGCGAGACTAGTGCGCAAACACTAGCCAACATCGCAAGGCGATCCAGCATAGCATTTTCAGAAACCAGCAACTCGGCCGGTCCTCTGCCGCGCTCTATTTCGTCCTCATCGCCTGGGCTGGCACCGATGGAGGAAGGAAGCACAAAGGGAATATCCCTCTCGCGCCGTGGGTCTCGGTCGGCCAAGAGCAATCCCGGAAGCCGCGCTGGCAGCCAAACAGGTGAAAATAGAATCAGTGCCACTTTTTCACGCTTTGCTGAAAGACTCAGTCGGGATAAAATTAGCAATGACGGATTTGCCGAGAaaaatgaagaggatgagtcTGCATTTGAGATTGATGACACTGTGGACGACATGAAACTTGGGTCAGCTGCTCTTGAGAATAAGGAGAAGCGCGGAAGAGGCCGAACGAAGAACCACGAGAGGAATAAAGGGAAATCCAAGGAGAAGAGCAGGATGTTGGATCGGGAATGTGCAGTGATGTGA
- a CDS encoding Vacuolar protein sorting protein DigA, with amino-acid sequence MALDGSSSYVAPSNLMEPSSSSLPMFDVERVQLAFSVAADFVAAQVANNVLVLALSTNRILRIDLDSPEDVEDIDLPKKSSEVGVIKRMFLDPSASHLIITTTLGENYYLHAQSPSRQPKPLSRLKGVSIESVAWNPSLPTASTREILVGATDGNVYETYIEPSSYRQEKYTTPVYQVPGASPVVGMSAEPVSSKTDQRRVLLATCGKLLHFVGRTGASRHGRESGVYLELFQREMPVTHELPNPSASAPSSLVISPTISESNQAEGYAEKQFAWLSSEGIYHGPLTSESPFKTANMLARSVFPASESPRGGRKLIQDPISAVTLSQWHVLALVGGRVVAVNRLSQEVVHDQPVLESGQSALGLLTDLSKNTYWLFTSQAIFEVVAGEEDRDVWKIFLKEQKFDGALQYARGAAQRDVVMTASGDFLASKGNFLEAAKVWGKSSKGFEEVCLTMIDHKEYDALRNYLLSQLATYKKASLMQRIMVASWLVELFMSKLNSLDDNIATKAELTEGTSPGEIKDQLGSIRADFQEFVNSYKADLDKKTVYDIISSHGREEELLFFATATNDYNYVLSYWIQREKWLEALKVLQRQSEADVFYKYSSVLMTHKPTDLVDILMRQTNLDPERLIPAFLNYNKSASVSSLNQNQAVRYLNFIIVNHPNPSAAVHNTLISIHASSPSSSEAGLLTYLQSQPSSPPPYDADFALRLCIQNQRIQSCIHIYSTMGQYLQAVELALEHKDIELAAIVADRPEGNDKLRKKLWLLVAEKKIRQPGTGIKDAIEFLRRCELLRIEDLIPFFPDFVVIDDFKDEICSALEDYSRHIDSLRQEMDNSALTARQIRGEISGLDTRYAIVEPGERCWICSLPVLSRQFLVFPCQHAFHSDCLGREVLDGAGGKKKYIRDLQAQLSSGDVSSLRREEIVKELDGLVAEACILCGDHAIKQIDKPFIAKSETSEDWAL; translated from the exons ATGGCGCTGGACGGATCCAGCAGTTATGTTGCTCCGAGCAACTTGATGGAGCCCTCGAGCTCTTCCCTCCCCATGTTCGACGTTGAACGGGTGCAGTTGGCCTTCTCCGTCGCTGCGGACTTCGTTGCAGCGCAAGTCGCAAATAATGTACTTGTGCTAGCCTTATCAACCAATCGCATCCTCCGAATAGATCTTGACTCCCCTGAAGATGTCGAAG ACATTGATCTGCCCAAAAAATCCTCGGAGGTTGGTGTGATTAAGCGCATGTTCCTCGATCCGTCCGCTTCTCATTTGATAATCACCACAACTCTCGGTGAAAATTACTATCTCCATGCCCAGTCACCGTCGCGACAACCAAAACCCTTGTCACGATTAAAAGGCGTGTCAATTGAAAGTGTTGCTTGGAATCCATCTTTACCCACCGCTTCTACTCGTGAGATCCTGGTTGGTGCCACTGATGGCAATGTCTACGAGACTTATATTGAACCCTCCAGCTACCGGCAGGAGAAGTATACCACGCCGGTATACCAAGTGCCAGGCGCCTCTCCGGTGGTTGGAATGTCAGCGGAACCGGTGTCCTCCAAGACTGATCAAAGAAGGGTACTTTTGGCAACCTGTGGGAAGTTGCTGCATTTCGTTGGCCGAACAGGAGCCTCAAGGCATGGGAGGGAAAGCGGCGTGTATTTGGAGCTTTTCCAGCGCGAGATGCCAGTGACTCACGAACTTCCAAACCCGTCTGCGTCTGCGCCATCTTCGCTGGTCATTTCACCCACGATTTCAGAGAGTAACCAGGCCGAGGGGTATGCCGAAAAGCAGTTTGCGTGGCTCAGTTCTGAGGGGATTTACCATGGCCCACTTACGTCGGAATCTCCATTCAAGACCGCAAATATGCTTGCACGCTCCGTGTTTCCAGCTTCAGAATCACCGCGAGGAGGACGGAAGTTGATACAAGACCCCATTTCTGCCGTGACTCTGTCACAATGGCATGTCCTAGCACTTGTTGGGGGCAGGGTGGTCGCAGTCAATCGTCTCAGCCAGGAAGTTGTCCACGATCAACCCGTTTTGGAATCTGGGCAAAGTGCCCTGGGCCTCTTGACAGATCTCTCCAAAAACACATATTGGCTCTTCACCAGCCAGGCCATTTTTGAAGTTGTAGCAGGTGAGGAGGACAGAGATGTCTGGAAAATCTTTTTGAAAGAGCAAAAATTTGATGGGGCCCTTCAGTATGCCCGAGGTGCCGCCCAGCGAGATGTCGTCATGACTGCATCGGGTGATTTCCTGGCAAGCAAGGGTAACTTCCTCGAGGCAGCCAAAGTATGGGGCAAGAGCAGCAAAGGGTTCGAGGAGGTTTGCCTTACCATGATTGATCATAAAGAGTATGATGCTTTGCGGAACTACCTCCTCTCCCAGCTGGCAACATACAAGAAGGCTTCGCTCATGCAAAGAATAATGGTTGCGAGCTGGCTTGTGGAACTGTTCATGTCAAAGTTGAATTCTCTCGATGACAATATTGCCACCAAAGCCGAATTGACAGAAGGCACAAGCCCTGGAGAGATCAAAGATCAGCTTGGCAGCATCCGAGCTGATTTTCAAGAGTTTGTGAACAGCTACAAGGCAGACTTGGACAAGAAAACAGTATACGACATTATTAGCAGCCACGGGCGAGAGGAGGAGTTGTTGTTCTTCGCAACCGCTACGAATGATTACAACTACGTTCTATCGTATTGGATTCAGCGCGAGAAATGGCTGGAAGCCCTGAAGGTTCTGCAGCGGCAAAGCGAAGCCGATGTGTTCTACAAATACAGCAGTGTGCTAATGACACACAAGCCGACGGACCTGGTTGATATCCTCATGCGACAGACAAACCTTGATCCTGAGAGGCTGATCCCCGCGTTTTTGAACTACAACAAATCTGCTAGCGTCTCCTCCCTCAACCAGAACCAAGCCGTCCGGTATCTGAATTTTATCATTGTCAACCACCCAAATCCATCCGCAGCAGTCCACAACACCCTGATCTCAATACATGCCTCCAGTCCTTCATCATCTGAGGCTGGACTGCTTACCTATCTCCAATCGCAACCGTCATCCCCACCCCCATATGATGCAGACTTCGCACTTCGCCTGTGCATTCAAAACCAACGAATCCAGTCATGCATTCACATTTACAGTACAATGGGACAGTATCTACAAGCTGTAGAGCTAGCCCTGGAGCACAAAGACATAGAACTCGCCGCGATCGTTGCGGACCGCCCGGAGGGCAACGACAAGCTCCGCAAAAAACTTTGGCTCCTCGTTGCTGAGAAAAAGATCCGCCAACCGGGCACCGGTATCAAAGATGCGATTGAATTCCTGCGCCGCTGCGAGCTGCTCCGCATCGAGGACTTGATCCCATTCTTCCCCGATTTCGTCGTCATCGACGATTTCAAGGATGAGATTTGTTCTGCTTTGGAGGACTACTCACGCCACATCGACTCGCTTCGCCAGGAAATGGATAACTCGGCCCTGACAGCCCGCCAAATCCGCGGTGAAATCTCCGGTCTCGATACTCGCTACGCCATTGTTGAGCCGGGTGAGAGGTGCTGGATCTGCTCGCTACCCGTTCTCAGCCGTCAATTCTTAGTCTTTCCCTGCCAGCATGCTTTCCACAGTGACTGTCTGGGTAGGGAAGTCTTGGATGGCGCTGGGGGCAAGAAAAAGTATATCCGAGATTTGCAGGCGCAGCTCAGCAGTGGCGATGTCTCTTCCTTGCGGCGTGAAGAGATTGTTAAGGAATTAGATGGACTAGTCGCTGAAGCTTG CATCCTCTGCGGTGACCATGCCATCAAACAAATTGACAAACCCTTCATCGCCAAATCGGAGACGTCCGAGGATTGGGCTCTCTGA